Genomic segment of Perca flavescens isolate YP-PL-M2 chromosome 7, PFLA_1.0, whole genome shotgun sequence:
GGTAGACACAGCAACATGAATCCCTGTTATAATTTAGTGCAATAGTCATGTGATAAATACTACCTTTGCAAAGCTAAAATGTTAAATGGTATTAACTCATGTCAGAGAGGCGTAGATTCAACTCTAAAGTCATTTTTGAGCCCttagtctgttgtggtgttgtctTGAACTGCAACATATAAGTGGTGAGTCTTTTGTCcatggggggggaaaaaagagacaaCTTACAGTGCAATGCATTTCAATGCACTTTCATAAAATACAGGCTCAAAAGTGACCAATAAACTAAATAGCACCTCTCTGACCGTTTCAAGCAACCATAACAGTTAGAGCTTCACAAGTTGCAGGGCTATTGTATTGAACTGCATTATGATTTACaaatgttcatgtttttatGTCCATTCCATTGAGAAACTAAACAGCTGCAAGACAGAAAACCTTGTGCTATGTCATTCAGATGAAAAAGCCAAGGATTATCTCACAAGATAAATAACCTCTGCTAACCTTTAAAAGTGACTAAATCAGCTGATAGTAAAATATGTTTTCTATTCAGCTAAAACACCAGTCGGGCTAGTTTGAAACCACAATGTCAAACTGGGTGTATAAGCTGAAGCCATTTGAGGTAGACAGAAACCGTGTCAGAGTATACACTTTCATACTGTCTAAAACCAATCAATAGGCTCACACACTGTCAAAAAACCGTAATCACTTGATTTGTGGCCCAGCTTGAGACTTTCTGTGACTCTACCTGTGACTGACAGGGAATGACTGATCTGGTAAGGGTGCACTTCAACATCATGGACCATGGGGGCTTAAGGAGTGTAATAAAAGAGAATGGGGCGCTTGGAACTGACACAACTCAACAGGCTATTTACCAGAAAGAAGTCAACGCCACACATCTTCAAGTCAACAGCAGCATTTAAACCTCAGTCATATCACCAGAAACAATTGAGGGTTAATTTACAAGGCATAATCTTTTAAATAGAATATATGGCATCTAACCATTGTCTCAATATGTCCCTTTGAGATATCATCCACCCGAGCCCACGGACATAAGTTTATACCCCAAAACTCCCAATGCCAGACCTCATGCCCATTTAACAGTCTCACATTGTTCTAGAGAATAGagattaaaaatatatactatTGACTAATTGACTTCCAGTGTTATGTTTTCTCCTACTATTTTTCAAGTTTAAAAAGATCTCCTGTGTCAGTATGCAAGCTCAGAGGTCTtttctacatacatacatacatacatacatacatacactctctctctctctctctctctctctctctctctctctctctctctctctctctctctctctctctctctctctctctctcacacacacacacacacatatatatatatacacactgtatatatatttatatattagaGGAATTTTTAGCTGAGAAGTTAGGCAAAGTACATATGTTCATTTGGACATAATTCATTCAAAATGAGAAGGAATTACACTCTATCTTCTTCAGTTTCCCTTTTCAGGAGGACAAAATTTAAGGAATTGGGGAAGCGCTACAACATCACATGACTACTCAAGAGCAGGTAGCAaggtaaaaagaagaagaaatagatAAAAGGCCTGAACTTGTACAAGGCAGAGAGATGGGCAGACGATATTGCTCTCTGTGGCAAGTGCATTCCAGGGCCCTACTGACTGTAAGAGAAAATGTACAAAGTTCAAGAGAGGGTTCGATAGGGCCAAAAGACCATCAGTTAAGGGGAAGATAGTGAATGAGTTATTTAAACCGGAACAGAGCTAAAGCAATAGTGCAAGACTATGCAGCAGGTTAAGGGAGGGGACTAGAAGGGAGAAACAAATATTTTGATCCATGCCTGATTCATCGGTACACCAGGTGAGATATGGTGCCAGATTTGAAGTTGAGCTGATGGTTGGGCACAAAGCTGTGTTGGGGATTTTTTCGCGTGCAAATATCTTTTGCATACAAGCCCATGCATGAGTCACACGACACCTTAGAGCAGTTCACACAGGTGTGGGATGCCCCTGGCTTGTTGCAAAACCCGCATCGCGATCCCCCCATGCTTATTCGCTCAGTGCTGCCTCCCTTTGGTGTGGTCAAGGCAATAGACTTGCTTGCAAACAGCTTTGTGGACATGAGGGGTTTCTCCACCAtctgggggtgggggtgggggtgagaGTGTGAGTGGGTCAGTGTGAGGGGGTGCGGATGGAGATGGGAGTGGGAGTGAGTGTTAGAGTAGACCGAGAGCTTTTCCTTGACAGGAATGTATCCATCGAGGGGTCGTGGGGATTTTGGGTGGTAGTCCTGGAGGCCGCAGCAAGGGGAGGGGTCCACATCATGACAGGCAGAACAGAGGATCATGTCACATCTCTGGCAGGAGGCCATAGAGGAGCAGCCAAGCCCACAGCCCTGACACTTCACACTACCATGAGGTTTGAGCAGCCACCCATCCCTTACATCCCGAGGCTCTCTGGATGGAGGTCGCGAGGGGGTCTGCCTTCCTCCTGTCCCAACACCCCTCTCTGTGTACAAGTCAATCTCATCCAAAGAGGACAGGTGGTAGGACGTGTAAGCATCGGCCAGGGGAGGTGACTGAATTGGAAAGAAATCCGCAATAGGGCTATAGGAAGGCGGAGCTGCCACAGAGAACAGAGATGCTGAGGTACTGGGCCTGATGATCTCATCCTTCATATCCTCCTCCGCATCCACAAACAGAGGCTCCTTCCTCAGACTCAATGAGGCCTTCAAGACAGGCTTGCTAACTGCTGCGTGCCAGTGACCAGCCCCATCTGTAACATCCACAGACTTAGACGGTCGGCTACCTCGCCTCAGGTGGTGGGCATGAGGCCTCTCTATATCTAACGGCCGCACAGACAACCGAGCCATATCTGCCCCAAGGCTGTCACGTCTGCGGAGCGCCTCAGCACAGCCAGCTGCATCATCTCTGCAGCCTCTTCGGAGTTCCAGGGCCTCCAGCTCTGAGGCCGAACCACGGGCCAGAGCCACTACTTCTCTCAGAAGACGACACTCTGCCTGGGCCAGGAAGAGCTCAAACGCCAACTGCCGGAGATGATTTGTGCCTCCTGGGTGCTCCTGCAAATGGAACTGCGAATCATGGTCACAGGCATAGCCGATGGTGCGCATAAGAGTTCGTAGTTCAGCATCACAAATGGCAGACTGCAGATGGTACACATATGGGCCAGTGAAGGTCTAAAAAGAGAAATGGGTTAATTAGCAATGCTGTCAGTCAATTCAAACGCCTTGACACGATAAAAGCTCAAATCTACACGCTATTCCTCTGATATATAATTCAAAGTGTAGGTTGGTTTGGCTACTGTGTTTACAACAGCATTAGAAAACATTACCTCACGCACAGATGTTGTACAGAAATAAAGTGTTAAAAAACAGGACTATTTGCAGATTCCAATCCGGTGTTTCAAATTTTGGTTTACATATAAACATAGTATGGTGTTATGATTAGGCAATAAATACTCTAGAAAACTAAATACTAAATTAGACAACCATTATAAGGAGTATTTGTATGTTAACTATATTATGTACTATATTATGtagtattatatattataggatgtatgttgttgttgtaagtCAGTTGCTAATGTTGGGTAACCTTAGGTCACTGTATTCTTTCTAGCAATTATTAGGTATCGGATCAATTATGGGGTCAAACAGCTgacatatttaaaagaaaagcctCTGTATACTGTTGCTCAAAGTTCAGTGCAATATTTGTGACCAGATAACCTGTATCTCTTTCTGCCTGCGCATATGCCACTTGTCTTATTTAAATCTAAAAGTTGCACTCCAAACTTCTAcaaattaaattagataaacaaatacatttattttgcaaGTGGCTGTATTTTTCAGGTGTTCACTTGGAtagtgtttctgaaactgttaATACAGAGATTGGGAAATCTATATGGTGAATTCACACTCTGTGGGGGAAGTGATATTCAAAGCTGATGGCTAATGCTGTTATAACCAACATTTTAATAACTAAGTATTTGTTTTCAGCTTTAAACACAGCTTCAAGTAAGTGACAACCTTAACAATAAACTCAACTCACCTTTATACATCTGAACTCTTTCTTCCAGGGATAGAGCAAGAGGTTGGTGCAGATTGTTTCCAATGTGTGGAAGGCTCTCTCCAGGCTCTTGATGTTGCCGCCTCTCTGGCAGCGGAGAGCATTTTCCACCACTTCATAAAAACACACCATCCGGAAACGTTGTGCTGGATCAGGCTGGTAGGCCCCTAGCAGAGCTGTAGCTGTGGAGAGTAGTGCCTCACTGTCCTTGTGtctccctctgtcctcctctgGTGTTGTTCCTGTCCCTGTGTATTCCCCTCCATCCTCCAGACGCCTCTCCAGTGCTGTCACATACCTTCGAAAAAGGTCCTCTTTTAACTTGGCATCCATTATCGGCAGCAGACTATCAGTCGGCTGTTACACTTTTCTGAGAGAGCCTCACCCCTTTTAGCATACTCTGCACCAGGATGCCACATTCAAGCACCATTTTTGGTCACCATAATTCACTGTAAACGCTGGCACAGACTCAACGTTAACGTTTTGGAGATGTGGAAGAGGAATAAAATTTTGCATCCAATCAGCAGTACATCCTTTAAACATTATATGCAGTTGCCTGGACCTTTCAGTTGGCGTAGCTAGGCTGCAGCCTGTAGGGATGCCTTCTTATGGGCATCTTTGGTACTGGCTAAAAGCCTGACTTGTTTTCAGACGAAAAGGCCTGCCGTTCAAGATGAGGTCAAGAGGAGCGTTTGCTTCATGCTCTGTTAATGCAGAGTTGTATCTATCCCATTCCTTGGTTTCAGCAGAGTGTGGAGAGTTCAAGGTCACTCATCATGAAGACACATTCACGATCATGTGATTCTTCTGAGCCGTTCTGAGCCGTCTCCAAGCTGTAATGACATAGGAGAGCTTTGTGAAAATGGAAATCTCTCATTCTGACACCCACAAAAATACAGTAGAAGGAAACTTGTGCCACATATATTCTATTTACTCAGTAGTGTTAATTCAGTccaaaagaaaatgcatttgtAACGATCATTAACAAGAGTATTCTTTAAATCTGCAATGATTCAAACAAGAAAGAGGGTGTGTAGACATCACTATTTTGAAAGACAGTGTGTTCTCTGATGGGTGCATCGTGTGGGCTATTTTTATGTCGCTCGTACAGCTAATAGGTTTGACTGATTATAACGATATACGCAACCAAGAAAAACACTAGAGGAATTACAGTGTACATAACCAGGATCGGGACTCACTGTTGACAGACATATCCCTTATTCTTGCGCGACTGTTTGCGCAAGTGAATATGTGAGCCAGCAGTAAAACCTATGGGTACAACATGCGTGTAAACCATGGTAGCCTGCACTTAGCTTTAGCTAGCTCAAATTAAGAACGCAATATTTATACGCATGTGAGAATATGGATGGTTGTAAGCTTGAAGCTTGAACCACATCAGCTGAGTGTTTCTGCTTCTCGTTCCCAGGCAAGTTGACCAGCTATTCCAGTTACCTCACACACCAACCGAGTGGGCACCCGTTTAGCGAGCTAACGAGCAACACgccttaacgttagctaacaacaTCACCATGCATTAATATTGCGCATTAAGTGCAACAGAATCGCTCCCTCGTGAACGATGTTAATAATATGATAGACGCCCGGAGGACAGCGTATACATTAAGTCTTCATTAATCTCAAACCCTCAAAACCCGATCCTGTCACGGGCCCACACCTGAGTATCGGCTAAGCAGTGAACGCCCATTTCAGCGCAGCTGGCTAGCTAACAATTGCTTTAGCTAGCAGGGCGGTCCATCGCTAAATAGACATCTTTGGCAATTTTCTAAACATAACGTTATACCGTCATAGTGGTATGACTCTTGTGCGACCAAGTCTAATTCTGATTCAGCTTAGAGACCACACCGTTTTCTCAACACCACTACCAGCACATCTTACCTTTAACAAGTGCTAGCCATGGCTAGCTACGCCTCCTCAGCATAGACTCAGCTGTTGGAAATTCCCATCATCATAACGCGCATGCGCACAGTTCTGACAGTTCATCAGCGGGGGCCCACGTGCTGTTTGAGAGAAGGagccggaggaggaggaggttgcgAAGCCCCCCGGACTTCATCACCACCATTGTTCAGTGTGTACAATATTTTTCggaaaacaaaaatatgagCTCACGTGTGCAGTTGTAGTTCATTCAGCGGTACGTGTGTTCACATAGAAACTATTTGTCTTCAGCTACAATTTCTACAATTTACAAATAACTTCCAAACTTACTTTAACCATTTCTTTTGAATTTATGTTAACCTTCCCTTTTAATATGTCCCAAGTCCATATGATACTTTCAATAAAACGTTTAACATACATTGTACTGTTATGAGAAGATGAAGTAATTAGTCGCAGTGTCATTCTCCAGTTCCACCGTGTGGTTCCAAataagtgtatataagtgtatatatgtgtatatatatgtgtatatatatatatatatatatatatatatatatatatatatatatatatataatacatatacattttGTGGATTATTCGAGAAAATATGAAGataaatagattaaaataattaTATGCAGCCCTAACTCATTTGTCTTTTTCAAACGATGGTTATATTGTCACTAATACTTAACAGTTAAATGGTGGTCCACCGTTTTTATACAAAAATGTTGTACTTTCAGCGATAACTCCGCCCTCgcgtttaaaaaaagaaccaGAACCTGATGACGTCGAACAGGAACAAGagtagggggggggggctgactcaGTGAAGAAAAGAAATGGCGATGCTCGGAGGGTTTAGTGCAGCACAGCACAAGAAAAACGTCTCTGACGGGAGCAACGACGTGTCAGAATTCGTCTGTCCAGTTTGTCTCGAAATTTTCGACAGTCCAGTAACAACACAATGCGGCCATACGTGAGTCTTTTGCCTTTGTTTTCGATCGCCCTCCCCTCAACCCACCTCTACCACCAGCGATGCAATGGTTAGAGGCAAACATAATAGGGGGAAAGGCTTGTTTTAAAACATGTCGTGCCACCAGAGTCGCAAAAATTCGacgatgcgtgtgtgtgtgtgtttgttgtgacCCTGTTATTCTGTTTAGCTCACTTGGatatttggtaaaaaaacaattccaccTTGCTAAATCAGTTTCAGTTTTGTTTACATCAAAGAGGCGGCATCAcctgggagttgtagtttagATATCTATTGCTTAAGTAATGAATGATGCTCAAGACACCTCTTTAAAGGACTACAAGTCCCTGCGCCCTCTTGAGGTGGGGACTTTCCATAGGATTTACAGGAATCTCTAGTTAGGAGCTTTACAGGGATCTTCCAGCAAATgacagcatgttttttttttttttgtagtttactTTAATGGCAGCTTAAAAAATAGCAGGAATACTTGTAAATGGTTTTTTCCTTCTGGTCACAAGATGCCAAATTAAAATTGATCACAGTTTCAGTATGATGTTTCCCTTACCTTGTTcatcattacatttttttcatccATCTCTTGTCAGGTTCTGCCAGAGTTGTTTGCAGGAGTGCTTGCGTCCACAGAAACCTGTTTGTGCTGTATGTCGGGCAGGGCTGGGCCACTGGACTAAAGCTACTGAGCTTGAGATGGTCATCCAATCATCTGTGGCTGCTTGCAAGGGATGTGGAGCACAGGTATGTTTTTTGACACTGAAAAGATTAATAACATAAGGCATATATGGCCTCTGCTGGTTTGTTGTTTATTGGATTTGGGAACATGCAAGGGTTTAAACAGAACATATCACTACGGTATCATATCTAGTGGATGACTGACGACTTCAATGGCCAATGACGATATTTAGAAAGCAGGGCGACTAGTGGCCGGCCAATATATAATACCGatgtcatgttgttgttgttttttacagccgataaaatacaacaataacaTATGAGACACAAAATTGCTGAACCTTTATTTAACACTGTTATTGTCTGCTTAAAGGTACACTAAGCAGCAATTGTCGGTTGGTGTTTGGAAACACAGCGTTCAAGGTTGACTGAAAGCAGTGGTAGTTGAGCAACTAGAGAGTGAACCAAGAGAGGGAGCCAAGAACAAAGCcatgaatcagagaaataaaacattattttctgaTGGTTTCGCAGCAGTTACGTTTTAAGTACAAATAAACACATCTTCCCCCACAACCCTGTGGGAAGTTACCACATTGACGGATTTTGTGTGAATGCAGATCTTCATCCGGTCGCTGCACATATGTGTTTCGCTGATTAATCAAAAGGCTTTACAGTTACACTTGCTTACCAGCCTACAACCATCTCAAATGAAAAATCTGATCAATGTTTTAGTTGACGGGAGTAGGAGTGGGGGATGCCCATACATTAGTTTTTCTAGCCCTGTAAGCTAGTTTAGCTAGTTGAAGGCTTGCTAATATTACAATTCCCAACTAAGGTTATTCGCAACTACTATTCTTGGCATTGCCAAGATCAAAATGAAATCATACATCATACAtgcatgtacggcagtacaGAAAATTGGCAGACTTTCCCataagttaccagctaatgctagcggtagctagcccGCTTCGGTTGGCAAGGTGCTACCGAACGCTAAGCAAGATATTTTAggtgaccaaaatgttccaaaaaACTTTGACAAAGTGAGAAcgcacagtgagagggtcaaagtttaagatgaaaacatggacaacaccccaaaaacaagttcactgCTATTCTAATGTACACAGGGCCATGGATAGCATTGCTAGGctctgtcatgattgacaggtcggcGTGTAGCCTTGCCCTAAAGCATGCCCtactttatcatttattttatagtaAATGGAACCATAATcaactaaatgaacatcatgctctattgaagaagacttgaaactaatGGTTGAGGCCATACACTTGttaggaaaatgtttactgaggtaataaatcaattGAGAAGTAGGGCAATTTTGTCATAGACTTCTATACAAACTGAAGTTGCTGCTTGGTTTCACAGCAGCTACACTGATAAGGCTTCCTGCAGATGTGTCTGCAGACATGTTTTGTAAGTGCAGACCTCGTCTGATGCTAATTATCTCAAAATGATTATTATTGGCCCAATAAATCAAATCATAACTACACATATGTACAAACTTAATCTGATTCTGAACTTAAACTTTTTTAGTCTTTATATTGAGACAGTAGCAGAGTTGAAATTTGAAACCAATGATCTAATTTTGGTTATGCACTAGCAGTTACTgatgtgtgttttctcactATTCAGGTTGGCCTTTCTCAGATGAGAAGCCACACAGCTGCCTGCTCAAAATACCAGGAGTACATTGAGGAGGGAGTGAGGACCACTGCCCAGAGTCAGGCTGCCATCATCAGGTGAAATAGAGAGCAATAAGAAAAACAAGGACTGTCTGAAGTTGCGTACTCATTCACTATTACCTACATACAAACGTACAGTACATACGTGTTACCTACATAATAAACACTCAATAGTTTAAACTATAGTGTGAAGTAAAGAGAGATTTTGTGCCATTACTGATATATGTAGTGTCGCAAAATTCTTACTGttctatctttattcaagataAGGAAATAGGACAGCTGAATgttggggcggctgtggctcagtggtagagcggttgcctgccaatcggaaggtgggtggttcgatccttggccctgcagtcccatgtcgaagtgtccctgggcaagacactgaaccctgagttgcgggagtgtaaatgtgtgtgaatgattgactgatgagcaggtggcaccttgtacggcagcctcggccattcagtgtatgaatgtgtgtgaatggttcctgtaccatgtaaaagcgctttgagtagtcgttcagactagaaaagcgctatataagaacagtccatttacattctCACTGCCATCACAATCCAGCCTTAAACTGGTTCTTTGTACCATTTAAACTTGCCAGTCGTCTTAGCATATCCCACATCCCTTTTGTAAACCGAACAATCAACCTGCAGGATGAACACATAGGAAAGTAGCTTTGCCATACAAAAGACAGTCCATTATAACCTTTTGGAGTTGTCCGAAGATTGGCCTGTGTTCTGTCAAGTGCTTGTATTTCCTTAGCCTGATAATCAGACTGAACctttgccattttgttttcacttcatcgaTGAAAGAATCCATTAGAGTGCACACACTTGCACTTACGGTGATGGGGGATGATTTCCTTGACTGTTACAATTATCTGAAGTTAAATTGGCTAAAACTACAGCAAGACCCAGGTTGTAAGACGTGGAATTGCTTTTAATATTGTGACCATAATGTTAACTTGTTGTAATGACTGTAAGATAATTATAAACAAGAAAAGTCTGAGAAACAGTCATGTGGATATGAGGACTAATCAGTGGCCTTTAAGCTAAATTTTCAGATGATTTCTtctctcatatcatgatatcaatattatattgctATCCTTGAAAAGTTGGGTAAAAATCAAGACCttgaacattttggaaaatagaCATGAGTAGATATGGGTCAttaaaagtgcttgaatttATATATTGTGTGCAAGAATAGAAATTgaagttatttttctttttctatttttagttttctttacttaatgtttagtcttgtgttgccagacctatctccacagtgtgTGTCAGCGCTGAAGTATGGTCTGGCTGCATGAGTTAACATTCTGGTATAGGGGAAAAACCCTCTGggttgttttatttctttaaaccaatcacaattgggCAGCGTTAAGTTTCGGATGCAGCTAAGGTGCtcttgcaaaatagatagcaGAAGGGAAGGGGAACTACCAACAACTACACGTGCTGGCTGTCAGGCTTTATACCCGCACTGTACATCCAGTAAGCCAGACTACTTTAGTACGTTAGTaaatagtaaaaataaatagGCTACGTTCCGTTGTTGGCATGTGCGTCTCCGGCAGTTGCGTCATTGTGTCACGAGCCAGTCtgctagtagtagtagtagtagtagtagtagtctcATAATAAAAATTCTCAGTGTTGTAACGGTAATCCGTGTCTCAAACTATGCCGGGTTGGGTCGTAGGCCTGTAAAGTCCTTAAAACGTCATTGGATTTGATTTTTAAGAAAGTGTGGGGACCCTTAAATTGatagaaaagagaaacaaatcTCTTCTCTATGTTTAAATACAGAATCAGTAGTGtaacacattttattgtttgtttcttttccaCAGTCCAGTACCAAATCGCTTCACATTCACCTGCCCATACTGCAACTGCCAGAACCTCGATCAGGATGGCCTGGTTGAACATTGCACTTCCCAGCATGCTCGTGATACAAGACAAGTGGTAGGAAATCTACACTACACAGTGACCCCAAGAGTCGCTCTTTCAAAAATAAGGTTCCACCCATTGGATTTAGCTAGGGTTAATTTGGTCATAGATGCATTACTTTCACTTTGTGTCTGTCCAGGTATGTCCCATCTGTGCCTCAATGCCCTGGGGGGACCCTAACTACAGGAGTGCTGACTTTTTCCAGCACCTGAAGATCAGACACACATTCTCCTATGATACTTTTGTTGTAAGTTGAGGCCCTAAACAGTATCTGTAGTTTCTTTTTTG
This window contains:
- the spata2 gene encoding spermatogenesis-associated protein 2, with the protein product MDAKLKEDLFRRYVTALERRLEDGGEYTGTGTTPEEDRGRHKDSEALLSTATALLGAYQPDPAQRFRMVCFYEVVENALRCQRGGNIKSLERAFHTLETICTNLLLYPWKKEFRCIKTFTGPYVYHLQSAICDAELRTLMRTIGYACDHDSQFHLQEHPGGTNHLRQLAFELFLAQAECRLLREVVALARGSASELEALELRRGCRDDAAGCAEALRRRDSLGADMARLSVRPLDIERPHAHHLRRGSRPSKSVDVTDGAGHWHAAVSKPVLKASLSLRKEPLFVDAEEDMKDEIIRPSTSASLFSVAAPPSYSPIADFFPIQSPPLADAYTSYHLSSLDEIDLYTERGVGTGGRQTPSRPPSREPRDVRDGWLLKPHGSVKCQGCGLGCSSMASCQRCDMILCSACHDVDPSPCCGLQDYHPKSPRPLDGYIPVKEKLSVYSNTHSHSHLHPHPLTLTHSHSHPHPHPQMVEKPLMSTKLFASKSIALTTPKGGSTERISMGGSRCGFCNKPGASHTCVNCSKVSCDSCMGLYAKDICTRKNPQHSFVPNHQLNFKSGTISHLVYR
- the rnf114 gene encoding E3 ubiquitin-protein ligase RNF114 — translated: MAMLGGFSAAQHKKNVSDGSNDVSEFVCPVCLEIFDSPVTTQCGHTFCQSCLQECLRPQKPVCAVCRAGLGHWTKATELEMVIQSSVAACKGCGAQVGLSQMRSHTAACSKYQEYIEEGVRTTAQSQAAIISPVPNRFTFTCPYCNCQNLDQDGLVEHCTSQHARDTRQVVCPICASMPWGDPNYRSADFFQHLKIRHTFSYDTFVDYSTDEHTMIQEALQRSLLDN